The following proteins are encoded in a genomic region of Fusobacterium periodonticum 1_1_41FAA:
- a CDS encoding toxin-antitoxin system YwqK family antitoxin produces the protein MKKILASLFILLSITAFSVEKVAAERIEVKEEKVYLKGQQTPFTGVVEKKYANGRVEATLDIVDGKLNGKTYIYYENGIVKKEESYINGLMEGVERAYYPNGKLEFEVTNKNDLRNGIERHYSEEGKLIIEVPYQNNVVTGLVKQYTKDGKLEYETNYVNNKREGLSKKYYPSGRLLSQVTFKNDKEEGLMKGYSEEGKLEIEIPYLHGSVEGLVKRYDENGKVVEQAMYKNNQEVKSK, from the coding sequence ATGAAAAAAATATTAGCAAGTTTATTCATATTACTTTCAATTACAGCATTTTCAGTAGAAAAAGTTGCTGCAGAAAGAATTGAAGTTAAAGAAGAAAAAGTATATCTTAAAGGGCAACAAACACCATTTACAGGTGTAGTTGAGAAGAAATATGCAAATGGAAGAGTAGAAGCTACATTAGATATTGTAGATGGAAAATTAAATGGAAAAACATATATATATTATGAGAATGGAATTGTAAAAAAAGAAGAAAGCTATATAAATGGTCTTATGGAAGGTGTAGAAAGAGCCTATTATCCAAATGGAAAATTAGAGTTTGAAGTAACTAATAAAAATGATTTAAGAAATGGTATTGAAAGACATTATTCAGAAGAAGGAAAATTAATCATAGAAGTACCATATCAAAATAATGTTGTTACTGGTTTAGTAAAACAATATACTAAAGATGGAAAGTTAGAGTACGAAACAAATTATGTTAATAATAAAAGAGAAGGACTTTCTAAAAAATATTATCCAAGTGGAAGACTATTAAGCCAAGTAACTTTCAAAAATGATAAGGAAGAAGGATTAATGAAAGGTTACTCTGAAGAAGGTAAATTAGAAATAGAAATACCATATTTACATGGTTCAGTAGAAGGGCTTGTTAAAAGATACGATGAAAATGGAAAAGTTGTAGAACAAGCAATGTATAAAAATAATCAAGAAGTAAAATCAAAATAA